A stretch of the Pseudorasbora parva isolate DD20220531a chromosome 13, ASM2467924v1, whole genome shotgun sequence genome encodes the following:
- the ep400 gene encoding E1A-binding protein p400 isoform X1, with amino-acid sequence MHHGGGPPNVQRNLQRSKSFTGSEAEEQQQQQQSMPVTQQQSANANHPQSPVTSFAPSASPSAPQSPNYQIIMSRSPVTGQNMNITLQNVGPMVPGNQQITLASLPLQSPSSPGFQHQPQQWRFEPGSSSYIQVTSPLPQTIQPQSPTQHSPVPIQTVPRPNAPGSALGVCGQSPTRFVEAGIMVRQISLGSPPGSGHFVYQDGAGLAQLAPTATGAVQLTSPGTPGAVRERRLSQPHSQTGGTIHHLGPQSPVATGSALPTLGSPGHITTSNLPPQISSIIQGQLARPMIFEKTAQGVVAAPAGASFGVPSAIPPSSPSRSNPPQGLANQSMTPTSMKKMQLKKLEEIAPSNPEVAQLRKQCLEHHGKKMDSLKEVFKEYLIELFFLQHLQGNMMDYLAFKKKPCVPLFTYLRQNDLDLEDEEDEEEQSEVINDEVKVVTGKDGQTVTPVAIATQLPPNVSAAFSAQQQFQTHVGVAGGSISNPVDMEAFKRQQAQADQAKRSRMEVGRHGMIFQHPAVTALGSPGVPLQQLMPTAQGGMPPTPQTVQIGGQKQNQQQYDPSKGPPVQNAASLHTPPPQLPGRLPQGGIPMAGLPLSLSQGQAMLVDQQAPMTGGQLQVKVQGVQGTGALLAPVNPHAQLQAQLQQMQSGLHLQMQQQMQQSVMQPGQATVTLVRPGSDSSQPSQRLMSNSLSNPVMSPAPLTSPSSLPSPHLSAPVRTPSTGPSLSSAAQSKLATTNGTAGLKMSGLGQNPVGQNSQESFQDKQAEQAKLESHVHQRIAELRKEGQWSASRLPKLQEACRPKSQWDYLLEEMQWMAADFAQERRWKMAAAKKLVRTCARYHDEQKKMEEREKREEEMRLRQIASTIARGVDYFWSNIEQVVEIKLRFEIYDKQQKVLGLQKAVSKGQCAKPTQSSGEKPDKESKGQETGQSRKRKSSTSLSDVEVEDEESTIEEQEATEIAADQKAELVELTKEAEVPLDDLVKQYAGAYAEGFEWPQPTSQSEDEDREEADDMNSPLDCPHYAVLIDSLLSMDQYRGAERMTSGPDGKPTKDIAEVAAATDLILPKGSARTTLTSRSSPPALLHGSLREYQQVGVEWLANLYRKNLNGILADETGLGKTVQTVAYFAHLACNQGIWGPHLVVVRTCKLLNWEMEFKRWCPGLKILLYLGSRKQRRNKRLRWCEPNSFHVCVTSYKLLLKDQSHFIRRRWRHLVLDEVQLIKNMTEKHWETIFNIKSQQRILLINTPLQNTLKELWTMIHFLLPGITHPYLNFPIKPGTDQNQDYCHKLVIRLHRMIQPFILRRSKRDVEKQMPKKYEHILKCRLSKRQKSMYEDILIQPSAQEALKTGHFVRVLEVLMQLQKICNHPDLIQPRDVHNSYICQPLQYNTPSLLLTALQQDQWKTVDMSLFDLISNEGKLTRYEAEETLPKLRMTKQLIEEIYSARDPPARPRPCKIKPMRLFLPVQYGTKPEGRLVPMTSSTTQAPRATAVTTAPTTTTNPVTAALSTQPRGKSPLTTTTSTQASTIKSSSGQLLTGATPNPPSTPLAMGVTGVTTMSAVTPHVPAAHPLQPSLVSQRLVLSSQAQARLPSGDVMKVAQLVGQGRITQPETPVTLQFQGNKFTLSPSQLRQLTTGQPLQLQGTLGNILQIVSAPGQPLLRPQGPPMVMPTVSQTVPVQNSSGTPPPATSTPQATTVTPAITDTETNAKHSANATTQESSEERNRQLKERLASLFHVNERRSSRSVFYGSDLIKTCSIYDGRPPPAFPAPQHSRWSWVGKDSCIRAQQTCVSTVAPLRSAILSNTEQEAAAGNLLKRFSCIIPAAVAPPPQLYASNPPPFYSIAQKSFRRRLQEVSAPHNAEIRNLACPPVTSFPDMHMLEMDSGKLEALSILLQKLSVENRRVLIFTQMASMLDILEAFLDHHHLTYVRLDESLSLEERQVQVKRFNRNRQIFCTILTNRCCSAMGHVFDADTIVFYDTDLNPSMDMRTQEWCDKIGRSKDIHIYRLESGNSIEEKLLKNGTKDLIREVAAQGMDYTLAFLTQRTIQDLFEVEAGSGEKVEEFVVLHQEPSPSESIPPHVARPYIQALNTIRLGTQYEDEEEKTEDGKSDKEEVGGQKAIDVEEGMREETSQLEELAAVMEQLTPIERYALHYLEYLHISEDEQVIRERIETAKKGWELQQQQKVKVEKEEQINLEDEEDLFTYTREDAYNMEYVFDNEDGQTEIMPLWTPPTPPQDDNDIYIDSVICLMYDTAPMPDSKLPPVYVRKERKRHMDQSALGRKKKKGHGESVIPPRSLFDKASLLKVRREGKDQKKNFSLKQQAPFAKPLPSLLKPAMEAGQDNPEWLISEDWALLQAVKQLLELPLNLTIVSPAHTPNWDLVSDVVNSCSRIYRSPKQCRNRYENVIIPREEGKLIYEANPKKNKTKSIYKSKNSRPLRTCQIYTQDDNATQIQLYNSRFELMKIIASKRSPPIKPLLGMNPFQKNPKHASVLAESGISYDKPLPPIQVASQRAERIAKEKKALAEQQRAQQLAQQQQQQTTGAAQPQGSATQPQAQPQATAAGAQAAGVPQPNQPGAAAVPNTAVLTLKTGAIKTAAVGSSIQPATATVSGNVIVNTVAGVPPGQFQANKRLASPVIPGALPTAATATAQVVHTQQRAVPAAASPAEVVAIATGQSVRAVTPVTASAVVSTNLTPGQSQTRTLVAPAPGMQLSQGKQLTQAQFQLLRQQQLQQQQQQQQPQATSPQIKAVGKPQQELLKKQKLQMSQQQVAAAVAAAQGQQAASTQQTQQVHATPAATANPQIAAVAAPRAGAVLTGTTVTNLQVARLTRVPAPGTIQAQPGQTAQVTLTKPPPVVSVPAVVSSAGVTTLPVTVAGISVAIGQTQKTANLKIKDRNRRESSISTGGQVVTHPFQMQQVQHLLQRQKQQANAQAAVQKAAQPQQTQAAVQQKLGTQQAAQTTAQQQQKVTYATTTQLQPGIKTQFFTTSIAQQKPATAQQIQVAKLPQIVQQQIVSSPQQIQAQPQTVALAQAAPTAGSAQAQVQVIPAGNATATQVVQQKLLQQQAVTAAAATSPQIQTPPPHSPAQQQSGTAAPASDTPAQLAASTPQPQQGKGNTRTGAAMRSKTPAKPSGGS; translated from the exons ATGCACCATGGAGGAGGCCCACCAAATGTGCAGAGGAACCTTCAGAGATCAAAGTCCTTCACTGGATCTGAGGCAGAagaacaacagcagcagcagcagtccATGCCGGTTACCCAGCAACAGTCAGCAAATGCCAATCACCCCCAGTCTCCGGTGACATCTTTTGCACCATCTGCGAGTCCGTCTGCACCACAGTCTCCCAATTACCAAATCATCATGAGCCGTAGTCCGGTCACAGGCCAGAACATGAACATCACTTTACAGAATGTGGGACCAATGGTTCCAGGGAATCAGCAGATCACACTCGCCTCCCTTCCTCTCCAGAGCCCATCGTCCCCTGGCTTTCAGCATCAGCCCCAGCAGTGGAGGTTTGAGCCTGGGTCTTCGTCTTACATCCAGGTGACGTCACCCTTGCCCCAGACCATACAGCCTCAAAGTCCCACCCAGCACAGTCCGGTCCCCATACAGACTGTGCCCAGGCCGAACGCTCCTGGGTCAGCTCTGGGAGTGTGTGGTCAAAGCCCAACGCGGTTTGTGGAGGCAGGTATTATGGTTAGGCAGATCAGCTTGGGCAGCCCACCCGGAAGTGGTCATTTTGTGTACCAAGATGGAGCAGGATTGGCTCAGCTGGCTCCGACCGCAACAGGTGCTGTTCAGCTGACCTCACCTGGGACGCCGGGGGCCGTCAGAGAAAGACGACTGTCCCAGCCACACTCTCAAACCGGAGGCACCATACACCATTTGGGCCCACAGAGCCCAGTTGCGACAGGGTCTGCTCTCCCGACGTTGGGCAGCCCTGGGCATATCACCACGTCCAATCTGCCTCCTCAGATCAGTAGCATCATCCAAGGCCAGTTAGCACGACCCATGATTTTTGAGAAGACTGCACAAGGCGTTGTGGCAGCTCCTGCGGGGGCCTCTTTTGGGGTCCCGTCTGCCATCCCTCCCTCCAGCCCATCCAGGAGCAACCCTCCCCAGGGCCTCGCCAACCAGTCCATGACCCCCACCAGCATGAAGAAGATGCAGCTGAAGAAGCTGGAAGAGATTGCGCCCTCAAACCCCGAAGTGGCACAGTTGAGGAAGCAGTGTCTGGAGCATCATGGGAAGAAAATGGACAGTCTGAAGGAGGTGTTTAAAGAGTACCTGATTGAGCTATTTTTCCTGCAGCATCTGCAAGGGAACATGATGGACTACCTTGCCTTCAAGAAAAAGCCTTGTGTGCCTCTCTTCACCTACCTGAGGCAAAACGATCTTGACCTTGAAGATGAAGAGGATGAGGAAGAGCAGTCTGAGGTCATTAATGATGAG GTGAAAGTAGTGACTGGAAAGGATGGACAGACGGTGACTCCTGTTGCTATAGCTACACAACTCCCACCCAACGTGTCTGCAGCGTTCTCTGCTCAGCAGCAGTTCCAG ACCCATGTCGGGGTGGCAGGTGGCAGCATCTCTAACCCTGTGGACATGGAGGCTTTCAAACGCCAGCAGGCACAAGCAG ATCAAGCTAAGAGGTCCCGGATGGAAGTGGGTCGTCATGGGATGATATTCCAACACCCCGCTGTAACTGCTTTAGGATCTCCCGGCGTTCCCCTCCAGCAGCTTATGCCGACAGCGCAAG GAGGCATGCCCCCAACCCCACAAACAGTCCAGATTGGTGGGCAGAAGCAGAACCAGCAGCAGTATGACCCATCCAAAGGTCCCCCGGTCCAGAACGCCGCCAGCCTTCACACGCCACCCCCACAGCTTCCAGGCCGCCTACCCCAGGGTGGAATCCCCATGGCGGGTCTGCCTCTCTCCCTGTCCCAGGGTCAGGCCATGTTGGTAGACCAGCAGGCTCCGATGACTGGAGGTCAGCTCCAGGTCAAGGTGCAGGGTGTGCAGGGTACTGGGGCCTTGCTGGCTCCAGTTAACCCACATGCTCAGCTGCAGGCACAGCTTCAGCAGATGCAGTCAGGGCTCCACCTCCAGATGCAACAGCAGATGCAGCAGTCCGTCATGCAGCCTGGACAGGCA aCTGTGACACTTGTTCGTCCTGGATCAGATTCCTCCCAGCCTTCCCAACGTTTGATGTCCAACTCCCTGTCCAACCCGGTTATGTCTCCTGCTCCTCTCACATCCCCGTCCTCTCTACCCTCCCCACACCTGTCTGCCCCGGTTCGCACCCCAAGTACTGGCCCCAGCCTCTCCTCTGCTGCCCAGTCCAAACTCGCTACCACAAATGGCACCGCCGGGCTCAAAATGTCTGGGCTGGGTCAGAATCCGGTCGGGCAGAACTCACAGGAAAGCTTTCAAGACAAACAAGCAGAACAAGCCAAGCTG GAGAGTCATGTGCACCAGCGCATTGCAGAGCTCCGTAAAGAGGGCCAGTGGTCAGCTAGCCGTTTACCCAAGCTGCAGGAGGCCTGCAGGCCCAAATCCCAATGGGACTACTTGCTGGAGGAGATGCAGTGGATGGCTGCTGACTTTGCCCAGGAAAGACGCTGGAAGATGGCTGCTGCCAAGAAG CTTGTGCGTACATGTGCACGTTACCACGACGAACAGAAGAAGATGGAGGAACGTGAGAAGAGAGAGGAGGAAATGAGACTCCGGCAAATAGCCAGCACCATCGCTCGTGGGGTTGACTACTTCTGGTCCAATATTGAACAG GTTGTGGAAATCAAGCTGCGTTTTGAGATCTATgacaaacaacaaaaagttCTCGGCCTGCAGAAGGCTGTGAGTAAAG GTCAGTGTGCTAAACCAACCCAGTCATCTGGAGAGAAGCCAGATAAAGAGAGTAAAGGG CAGGAGACTGGCCAATCCCGCAAGAGAAAGTCGAGCACTTCGCTGTCAGATGTAGAGG TTGAGGATGAGGAAAGTACAATAGAAGAACAGGAGGCTACGGAGATTGCAGCTGATCAGAAAGCAGAGCTTGTCGAACTGACAAAAGAAG CTGAAGTGCCATTGGATGATCTGGTAAAGCAGTACGCTGGTGCTTACGCTGAGGGCTTTGAGTGGCCGCAGCCTACCAGCCAGAGTGAGGATGAAGACCGAGAGGAAGCTGATG ACATGAATTCTCCATTGGACTGTCCACATTATGCAGTGCTGATAGACTCTTTGCTGAGTATGGATCAATACCGTGGGGCTGAGCGGATGACTTCTGGCCCTGATGGGAAGCCCACAAAGGATATCGCTGAGGTGGCCGCAGCAACGGACCTGATTCTGCCCAAAGGCAGTGCCAGGACCACTCTTACT AGTCGTTCCTCTCCTCCTGCTTTGTTGCACGGCTCTCTGAGAGAGTACCAGCAGGTCGGGGTAGAGTGGCTGGCAAACCTGTACCGCAAAAACCTCAATGGCATCCTGGCAGATGAAACTGGCCTTGGCAAAACTGTACAGACTGTGGCTTACTTCGCTCACTTGGCCTGCAACCAGG GTATATGGGGACCGCATTTGGTGGTGGTAAGGACCTGTAAGCTGTTGAACTGGGAAATGGAGTTCAAACGCTGGTGTCCTGGCCTGAAGATACTCCTGTACCTCGGCAGCCGAAAGCAGCGCAGAAACAAAAGATTG AGGTGGTGTGAGCCCAACAGCTTCCACGTGTGTGTGACTTCATATAAGCTTCTGCTAAAAGATCAGTCTCACTTTATAAGGAGGCGATGGAGGCACCTGGTGCTGGACGAGGTGCAGCTCATTAAGAACATGACTGAGAAACACTGGGAAACCATCTTCAACATAAAGAG TCAACAGAGGATCCTCTTAATCAACACACCCCTGCAGAACACTCTAAAAGAATTATGGACAATGATCCACTTTCTCCTGCCTGGAATCACTCACCCATACCTCAACTTCCCCATCAAACCCGGCACCGATCAAAACCAGGACTACTGTCACAAACTGGTCATCAGACTGCACAGG ATGATTCAGCCCTTTATCCTGCGTCGTTCCAAGAGGGATGTAGAGAAGCAAATGCCCAAGAAGTATGAACACATTCTCAAGTGCCGTCTGTCCAAGAGGCAAAAGAGCATGTACGAAGACATCCTCATCCAGCCCAG TGCACAGGAGGCTCTAAAGACAGGACATTTTGTCAGAGTCCTGGAGGTTCTTATGCAGCTGCAGAAGATCTGCAACCATCCAGATCTGATCCAACCCAGAGATGTGCACAACTCTTACATATGTCAGCCACTTCAGTACAATACCCCATCATTACTGCTCACCGCACTGCAGCAGGACCAGTGGAAG ACTGTAGATATGTCACTGTTTGACCTGATCAGTAACGAGGGCAAATTGACCCGTTATGAGGCAGAGGAGACTCTGCCAAAACTCAGAATGACCAAACAGCTGATCGAAGAGATCTACAGTGCACGTGACCCACCTGCACGACCCAGACCATGCAAGATCAAACCTATGAG GTTGTTCCTGCCGGTGCAGTATGGGACTAAACCAGAGGGACGTCTTGTCCCCATGACTAGCAGCACCACTCAAGCCCCTCGTGCCACAGCTGTGACTACTGCCCCCACCACAACCACCAACCCTGTTACTGCTGCTCTCAGCACACAGCCCAGGGGCAAATCACCTCTTACCACAACCACTTCCACACAGG CCTCCACAATCAAAAGTTCATCAGGACAACTCTTAACAGGAGCCACCCCTAACCCCCCCTCTACCCCTCTGGCTATGGGTGTGACAGGGGTCACCACTATGTCTGCTGTGACCCCTCACGTCCCTGCCGCCCACCCCCTCCAGCCCAGTTTGGTATCCCAGAGGCTGGTGCTCAGCTCCCAGGCCCAGGCACGCTTGCCTA GTGGAGATGTTATGAAGGTTGCTCAGTTGGTTGGACAGGGCCGGATCACCCAGCCAGAGACCCCTGTGACCCTGCAGTTCCAGGGAAACAAGTTCACCTTGTCCCCAAGTCAGCTGCGGCAGCTCACCACCGGCCAGCCCCTGCAGCTCCAAGGTACACTCG GCAACATCCTGCAGATTGTGTCAGCCCCCGGACAGCCTCTTCTCAGGCCACAAGGACCACCTATGGTGATGCCTACCGTGTCCCAGACTGTGCCTGTCCAGAACTCCTCAGGCACCCCACCCCCTGCCACCTCCACACCACAAG CAACCACAGTCACTCCAGCTATCACAGACACGGAAACAAACGCTAAACACTCAGCTAATGCCACAACACAG GAGTCAAGTGAGGAACGAAACAGGCAGCTGAAAGAGCGTCTTGCTAGTTTATTTCACGTGAACGAACGACGGTCCTCACGCTCTGTGTTTTATGGCTCAGACCTGATCAAGACCTGCTCAATTTATGATGGACGCCCTCCACCGGCCTTCCCCGCTCCTCAGCACTCCCGCTGGTCCTGGGTTGGCAAAGACAGTTGCATCAGGGCTCAGCAGACATGCGTGTCCACAGTGGCTCCACTCCGCTCAGCGATTCTCTCTAACACGGAGCAGGAGGCAGCAGCAGGCAACTTGTTGAAGAG GTTCTCCTGCATAATTCCTGCTGCTGTGGCCCCTCCCCCTCAGCTGTATGCGTCCAATCCTCCACCATTTTACAGTATAGCACAAAAATCATTCAGGCGACGACTACAGGAAGTGTCTGCTCCACACAATGCAGAGATCCGTAACTTAGCCTGTCCACCTGTTACCAGCTTCCCTGATATGCACATGCTGGAGATGGATTCAG GAAAACTAGAGGCGCTGTCAATCCTGCTGCAGAAGCTGAGCGTCGAGAACAGGCGTGTTCTGATCTTCACTCAGATGGCTAGCATGCTAGACATACTGGAGGCCTTCTTAGACCACCATCACCTCACCTACGTACGGCTGGATGAGAGTCTGTCACTGGAGGAGAGACAG GTGCAGGTCAAGAGGTTTAACCGCAACCGACAGATCTTCTGCACCATCCTGACCAATCGCTGCTGCTCAGCCATGGGCCACGTGTTTGACGCAGATACAATTGTGTTTTACGACACAGACCTAAATCCAAGCATGGACATGCGCACGCAGGAGTGGTGTGACAAGATCGGCCGCTCCAAAGACATCCACATCTACAG GTTGGAGAGCGGGAACTCCATTGAGGAGAAGCTCTTGAAGAATGGCACTAAAGACCTTATTCGAGAGGTAGCTGCACAGGGCATGGACTACACTCTGGCTTTTTTAACACAG CGCACCATTCAGGATCTGTTTGAGGTAGAAGCCGGCTCTGGAGAGAAAGTGGAGGAGTTTGTGGTCCTTCACCAGGAGCCCTCCCCATCTGAATCCATCCCCCCTCATGTGGCCAGACCTTACATCCAGGCCCTGAATACCATCCGGCTGGGGACCCAATatgaagatgaggaggagaAGACGGAGGATGGCAAAAGTGATAAAGAGGAAGTGGGTGGACAAAAAGCGATTGATGTGGAGGAAGGGATGAGAGAGGAGACATCACAGTTAGAGGAGCTGGCGGCAGTAATGGAGCAG CTGACACCTATTGAGAGATACGCACTACACTATCTGGAGTATCTGCACATCAGCGAGGATGAACAGGTTATAAGG GAACGCATAGAGACTGCTAAGAAAGGCTGGGAGCTGCAGCAGCAACAGAAAGTGAAGGTGGAGAAAGAGGAACAAATTAACTTAGAAGATGAGGAGGATCTCTTCACCTACACCAGAGAGGATGCATACAACATG GAGTATGTGTTTGACAATGAAGATGGACAGACGGAAATAATGCCG CTGTGGACTCCCCCAACTCCTCCGCAGGATGATAACGATATCTACATTGACTCTGTAATCTGTCTCATGTATGACACTGCGCCCATGCCCGATTCCAAACTGCCTCCAGTCTACGTCCGCAAAGAGCGCAAGAGGCACATGGACCAATCAG CTCTGGGACGTAAGAAAAAGAAGGGCCACGGAGAATCAGTGATTCCTCCGAGATCTCTCTTTGATAAGGCTAGTCTGCTCAAAGTAAGGCGGGAAGGAAAAGATCAGAAGAAGAACTTTTCTCTAAAGCAGCAGGCTCCCTTTGCTAAACCGCTGCCCTCACTGCTCAAACCAGCCATGGAGGCCGGACAGGACAACCCTGAGTGGCTCATCAGTGAAGACTGGGCCTTGCTACAG GCTGTAAAGCAGTTACTGGAACTTCCTCTGAACCTGACCATTGTGTCTCCTGCTCACACTCCTAACTGGGACCTGGTGAGCGATGTGGTCAACTCCTGCAGCAGGATTTACCGCTCGCCTAAGCAATGCCGGAACCGCTACGAGAACGTCATCATTCCAAGAGAGGAGGGCAAG CTAATATATGAAGCTAACCCAAAGAAGAACAAGACGAAGAGCATTTATAAG TCCAAGAACAGTCGTCCTCTGCGCACGTGTCAGATCTACACACAGGACGACAACGCCACACAGATTCAGTTGTACAACAGCCGTTTTGAGCTAATGAAAATCATCGCTAGCAAGAGGAGCCCTCCCATAAAACCACT ACTGGGCATGAATCCGTTCCAGAAGAACCCCAAGCATGCCTCTGTGCTGGCAGAGAG TGGGATAAGCTACGACAAGCCTCTGCCTCCTATCCAGGTTGCCTCTCAGAGAGCTGAGAGAATCGCAAAAGAGAAAAAG GCACTAGCCGAACAGCAGCGGGCTCAGCAGTTAGCccagcaacaacagcagcagactACAGGAGCCGCCCAGCCTCAGGGATCTGCCACCCAGCCTCAAGCCCAGCCACAGGCAACTGCAGCAGGCGCACAGGCCGCCGGAGTGCCTCAGCCCAACCAGCCCGGAGCAGCAGCAGTCCCCAACACCGCTGTACTG aCTCTCAAGACTGGAGCTATCAAGACCGCTGCAGTGGGCTCAAGCATCCAGCCAG CCACGGCTACAGTGAGTGGGAATGTGATTGTAAACACTGTGGCTGGAGTTCCTCCCGGTCAGTTCCAGGCGAACAAACGTCTGGCATCTCCGGTCATACCTGGAGCCCTGCCT ACTGCAGCAACGGCCACAGCTCAGGTGGTTCACACTCAGCAGAGAGCAGTGCCTGCTGCAGCTTCCCCAGCAGAGGTCGTTGCCATAGCGACGGGTCAGAGCGTTAGAGCCGTTACCCCAGTGACCGCTTCCGCTGTGGTGTCCACTAATCTGACTCCGGGTCAGTCCCAAACACGCACGCTGGTGGCTCCAG CTCCAGGTATGCAGTTGTCTCAGGGTAAGCAACTCACACAAGCTCAATTCCAGCTCCTCCgacagcagcagttacagcagcagcagcagcaacagcaacCACAAGCTACATCTCCACAGATCAAAGCAGTAGGAAAGCCACAGCAG GAGTTGCTGAAGAAGCAGAAGCTGCAGATGTCCCAGCAACAGGTTGCGGCGGCGGTAGCTGCAGCTCAAGGTCAGCAGGCTGCATCTACTCAGCAAACGCAGCAGGTTCACGCCACACCCGCGGCTACGGCCAACCCTCAGATAGCTGCAGTCGCTGCACCCAGAGCGGGAGCTGTACTCACTGGAACCACTGTTACCAACTTACAAGTGGCCAGACTG ACACGTGTCCCTGCCCCAGGAACCATTCAAGCTCAGCCGGGTCAAACCGCCCAGGTGACTCTGACCAAACCACCTCCGGTAGTCTCAGTTCCTGCTGTGGTCTCCTCTGCCGGAGTCACGACACTTCCTGTCACTGTGGCTGGCATTAGCGTCGCAATCGGACAGACTCAGAAAACAG CTAATCTCAagatcaaagaccgcaataGGAGAGAGAGcagcatcagcactg